The following is a genomic window from Zerene cesonia ecotype Mississippi chromosome 13, Zerene_cesonia_1.1, whole genome shotgun sequence.
ATATTCGTTTGTATCGAAAGCTctctatatttattgtgtaagTTTAACATCAACCTGTAGTCCCATAATTGATAATGTACGTttttggtataaaaataataatattcagtaTAAGGATATGTTCTTGACCCCTATTTTAATAGAGTCACGATTATAAGcgatgttgaaataaaatattcgtataCCTTATCCGGTTTATGATCGATAAATCGTCACCAAAGTTTTCGAATTGTGGTGGTCTGTTAAATATCCATAAATCTAACATTTGAAAAACCATTTTGCCAATtgtcaatttataaatgtttaccCGCAGGGTTATCACTTGTCTCATCTTTAATATATCACACCCACTTtatgaacaataaattgtttaaaaggaaatatattcTATCCGTTTGGAGGACGCTGTGTCAGCATTTATTTCTATGGGGGTACAGCCAAGAGGGTTGTCAGCGCTCTGTGTTATACTTACTAATAACTtgcaatatgtttattaagttaagcttttctttgtttgtttgaacgcactaatgtCGGGAACTATTTGGCAATTTCGAAAATTCCTTCACCGTTCTATAGAGTATATATTTACTTCGGGCGAACCCAGAGTGGAAGGTTAGTAAAAAGCGATATCAGTGAAATGACGCAAACAAACTAATACGTATTTACACaggtgttaataaaataacaaatttagttACACACCCACCTATATAATGAATGACCCACACCTATATACCTTTAAGACTTTTAAATGTATGCAAGCGCCATGATTTATTTATCGCAACAATGACCGTATCTCTCAATCTACGTTTATGGTTTCATCCCATTGTACTCTGATATGCCATTGCAGTTAACACTACATTTACTGTGAATTACAATAAGAATCaagtttcgtttttttttttcaggcaGAGCTTGTGGATATGAGGGCAGATTTAGTGCAGGCCCGCGCAGGCTCAGCTGGTAATCTCTATTCTACTTTGTAAATAGCTATTAATCTAGTGGCTCGTGTGTCTATTATCTGATCAGATTGCATCGCTACTCAATAATTGGAACAAATAACTGATCCTAAATGCGAGATTAGTTTGTGGTTACGGTTTTTCGCTTTACTTATTACATTAGTGTATAATGAAGTGTATTTGTTAGCGTGCTTTTGGAAAGTGTACGAAATGGTTTGGCCTTTTAAGTTTAGATTCGTTGTCGTTTATTGCTCTCAATGCTGCCAAAGCTTTATGTAATTACAtgtgtgttattattttattactactcTGACCTAGATATAAGCAATTTCGCGGTATAATCAAAGCAAATTAGTCGAATACTCGTGATTTATTTCGCAATGAAATTAGTACAGTTGAAAATGTCTTGATTACAAgctaaaactttatatataaaaaaaatcttgtttcACTTGGCTTCGTTAAAATTATACTCATTATTATATCGGTTATATTatgctataataaatatgtgacataaaataacagaTGCAAAGATTTAATCGGTagatctttttataataattatttcaataaaatttatagaaggCGTCATTGTAGTAGAAATTTTGCATTACAAACACATATAAAAGTTTGCTTGTACTGTTTTATCCTACACTAAATGATCATCAGAAGTAcatgcaattttaattttagttttacgaCATAAGGGGCAATAACGTATTCCAAAGTTCGTGATAAATACCTGCATGTTTTCccaaatattacattcatgTCTATGGAGATAAAAACAATAGCTACAGTACTCGCCAAACTATATGGCCGCTCCGAACCTAGACGCATTACTCTGCGCAGAACACGCAATCAGGTATCAGCGGGTTGTGGAGGCGATATGCAGAGTGGCCATAGAGATTGACGAGTACTgtactataatatacaaattcatttatatattagatatattttttataattttcatctaGGAGGTTGTCAAGAGAGCGGCGACATGGCGGGCAACGTGCCGGaagcggcgcgggcgcgggcggagGCCGCTCAGCTTGCGCGAGAGAACGCCACCCTTAGAGAGACTGTACTCGCCTTACACTCTGAACTCTTTGGTGCTAGGTtagcttatttattatgctttaTGGAAATGCACAATATCAcgatattttcattatgtaaACGTTATAAATGGATACAAATGAGGCTGTTTAAATGTTAGCTGTTTACGTATATAATTTGTCAAGTGAATGTCCATCAATGTATTCAGGAGAACCTCTGTTGTTTTCGGTAACGTCGGTTAAATTAGACACCAAAATGATACTATATTGAGTGTGCGAGTGATcagttgtatataaataaataaataaatgaataaataaataaatgaataaataaataaataaataatatggttTTCAGATTAGCTACGAAATACTTAGATAAAGAACTGGCTGGTCGGATTCAGCAGTTGCAGCTGCTGGGCAGCGATATGCGCGCTGAGCTTCGGGACTCACTTTGGGCACAGGTAGCtacaaatatttgatagaAATCTCTCTTAGATACTTTGTACCATTGCCTTCTTTCTTGTTCTTTTCTAGTAGTGATTATTTGTGAACACAGCACAGTTGACAATAATCTACTGGaacaaattaatgtttcatCTATGTGTGCGTATATAGTGATAAGTGAAGTGTAtctatgtaaattgtaaagcACGTacgcgtgtgtgtgtggtgTTCGAGGTGGAGGCGGAGATCCTGCTGCAGCGGCACAAGACGCTGGTGCGCGTGTGCCGCGGCACGTCCCCGCGGCCGGCGCGGCCCGCGTCCCCGCAGCGCGCGCGCCCGCGCACCGTGCGCGTGCGCCGCTCGCCGCACCTCGGCCTCGGCATCTCCGTCACGGTGCGTATTATTAacagcttttatattatattactagctttttgccccggcttcgcccgtggtacatatatagcctatggccttcctcaatatgtgggctatctaacactgaaataatatttcaaatcggatcagcagttcctgagattagcacgttcaaaccaacaaacaaacaaacaaactcttcaactttataatattaaagtatagaTTCGCCATTAGATCtacaagaaaaattaaaagaatttttctcttctgtaacataaaatttcacgTGTAAATTTAGTGTAAACACTAGTTTAGTGTTTTACTCGAAATGTAAGAATTAAGAACCGATGGCTtgataactttataaaaaaaaatccgttcaaaCTTTTcgttcaaatgtttttatatttgagatTACATATTTCGATGgggttttgaaataaataaaaaaacatttctctATGATCTCATATGCGCATTTGTAGACAAAGAAAAACgtcaaaaatgttttgaaattttcggAAACAAGATACAACTGTAGGCCGCCCGACCTGTCATCGTTTTACTAAAACAATATCACTGAAACACCGCTTTCCAAGTGGACtcgaaaatagaaataaaattgaggacaatgctattttatattatctttgtaAATGACAAATACACACATTGTGTGAATTTTTCATGACCCTATGACATCTTCTTCGGCTATTTCAATACACAATTAAAGTAAAGAAATTGACGCCccgataatattattgtggtATTTCACTTCATTATCTATCCTACTTTCATTAAATACTACCATAAAATGTACTCAAACttacaatttcaatataacatgaacaaattatattatctcacAGGGTGGTCGTGAACACGGTGTGCCGATCCTCATATCGGAGCTGGAAGCGGGTGGGCCGGCCGCGCTCACCGGCCAGTTGTATGTCGGCGACGCTATACTCGCCATCAACGACGTTGACCTCACGCAGGTGTGCTAAGAACCTGATTATGGTCCTTCGAGACGAAATGACGTCAAATAATTTCTTCATTAACAATTCTTAATTAACATTTCGTTATACGGATATCTGGACTGTACATATAATTAAGCCCCTGTAGGGattaaatttcatggcaatttGATTCATTAAAACATGCATGATTATGATAGTCGTTAAAAAGTTATggtgttttgttaaaattaaataatttcgttcatattaattaaaggcATGTCACAAAGAGGCTGTCCAAGCGTTGCAGAGTGTGAAAGGCGATTGCGCACTGTGCGTGCAGTACATCGCCACTGACGACGACGACAGACTCTCTGAAGACAATTACAGGTACCAATCTGATTTTGTTTCATTGAGTGTATGTTTTACATTTGCTtacttttaagtaattttgcatgtatataatacaatacatacaacaaaaaagACGTAATaagacaaattatttttaaaatctgcGTATCGACAATTGAAATTGAACTCCTTGATTGTTACTCCATAATCAcgaagttaatattttttaaccatttgatacataattattcatataaaaatgtttttatatcgaGTACTTTTctaaatatgcatataatttatttaatttaatgtaatattgcaGGTTTCCGCTGTATCCCGATGATGGCGAGGATTATTGTGAGGAGAGAGACGGGTCGGGCGTCACCCCCACCGCGCCCAGAACTCCGGAGTATAACAACCGGTGAGATTTATTGAGAGGTTGAATTCACCCAATAAAGTTGATTCAATAAGcatcatttattgtttatgattatttagtAATACCAGCCTGCTTTATGCGACGATTGTTTCCGCTAATTCGATTAAGCAGATTAAAAgataaagagaaataaataaaaaataaaacacaaatcaaATTGTAAACTATGAGCTTCATATAAAGTTATCAGGAGAATATATAACACACTAGTACAATTAGTAGTTTGTCTATaaggttataatttaaaatgtagcctttccatttttaaatctgaTTCTCTCTCCTTGCTTAAATTCATCTGACGTTTCgacgtaaaatttaattaaacacagtaaatattttacaagaataaactataaatagtaatcacaaatgcattattttttcagATGCGATTCAGAGGATCGTTCGTGCAGCGAGAGCGAGTCCCGCTACGACGTGTTCCACAAGCGCGCATCCCCCCGCCCCGCCCTCCCCCCCGCCAACTACACCTACCCCCCACACCCCACACACCCCCAACACCTCCCACACCCTCCACACCCCGCACCATACCCGGACTACAATAATATCAAcaacaatttgaatatattggaCATGGATGACGATTCGATCAAGATTGAAGCCAGATTGGAGgtgagtttatttgttaagtaGTCACATTACATcagtttgtttggatataCGTAATAATTTATCCTGTctgtagtattttcttaataatttttgtacctAAGTCTATCTAATCTCTAGCGTTATATAGCGTGGTAACATAGCTATTCAATTATATCTGGATGTTCTAATAACGTTATGATTATGCGATCCGTACCTTCTCTAGTATCTTCTTGGTACTCTAGTATCTTCTTGGTACCTGCCACCTGCACCGTTTCAGATGGTGAAGCTAGACGAAGCGGAGGTGGATAATGCCGGCGGGTACCCGTCCCCCGCACGTGCCCCCGTGGCACCAACACTAAGTGTTCCTGCGCCAAGTGCGGGTACACTTCCAAGTGTCCCCATTCCAACCGTCCCCGTACCGATAGTCCCCGCTCCCGTGGTCCCCGCGTCGCCGCGGCAGAACTCGTCGCCTCGTTCAACGCCCGTGCATCTGGCAAGAACTACGCTGAAAAAGAAGCGGAAAGCGCAAGTAAGTTAGACTTTAAATTGCAAGGGTCCTGAGGGTCGTATATAACATGCAAGTGGTCTATAATAATTAGCACGTAAATaagtatatcatataaaaggTGTAAGCGATAAGGCATAGTCTATTGCAAATggagaaaacaaaatattctaaatCATATCGATACAATTATCTAAATGAAGTGATACTGTGTAAATGGatacactaaataaatattataaatgatatctTTTCGTTTGATAAAACCTGTGTTGGAAGATGAAGATACGATCCGATCAGATACGAACACAAGGAAGggaacatattattttcacatattatttCATCGACAATCTCGATTTATTCAGGACTGGCGCACGCGCGGCGCGTACAGTGCGGTCTCGATCGACGGCGTGTCGTCGGACGAGCCGGCGGGCGGNNNNNNNNNNNNNNNNNNNNNNNNNNNNNNNNNNNNNNNNNNNNNNNNNNNNNNNNNNNNNNNNNNNNNNNNNNNNNNNNNNNNNNNNNNNNNNNNNNNNNNNNNNNNNNNNNNNNNNNNNNNNNNNNNNNNNNNNNNNNNNNNNNNNNNNNNNNNNNNNNNNNNNNNNNNNNNNNNNNNNNNNNNNNNNNNNNNNNNNNNNNNNNNNNNNNNNNNNNNNNNNNNNNNNNNNNNNNNNNNNNNNNNNNNNNNNNNNNNNNNNNNNNNNNNNNNNNNNNNNNNNNNNNNNNNNNNNNNNNNNNNNNNNNNNNNNNNNNNNNNNNNNNNNNNNNNNNNNNNNNNNNNNNNNNNNNNNNNNNNNNNNNNNNNNNNNNNNNNNNNNNNNNNNNNNNNNNNNNNNNNNNNNNNNNNNNNNNNNNNNNNNNNNNNNNNNNNNNNNNNNNNNNNNNNNNNNNNNNNNNNNNNNNNNNNNNNNNNNNNNNNNNNNNNNNNNNNNNNNNNNNNNNNNNNNNNNNNNNNNNNNNNNNNNNNNNNNNNNNNNNNNNNNNNNNNNNNNNNNNNNNNNNNNNNNNNNNNNNNNNNNNNNNNNNNNNNNNNNNNNNNNNNNNNNNNNNNNNNNNNNNNNNNNNNNNNNNNNNNNNNNNNNNNNNNNNNNNNNNNNNNNNNNNNNNNNNNNNNNNNNNNNNNNNNNNNNNNNNNNNNNNNNNNNNNNNNNNNNNNNNNNNNNNNNNNNNNNNNNNNNNNNNNNNNNNNNNNNNNNNNNNNNNNNNNNNNNNNNNNNNNNNNNNNNNNNNNNNNNNNNNNNNNNNNNNNNNNNNNNNNNNNNNNNNNNNNNNNNNNNNNNNNNNNNNNNNNNNNNNNNNNNNNNNNNNNNNNNNNNNNNNNNNNNNNNNNNNNNNNNNNNNNNNNNNNNNNNNNNNNNNNNNNNNNNNNNNNNNNNNNNNNNNNNNNNNNNNNNNNNNNNNNNNNNNNNNNNNNNNNNNNNNNNNNNNNNNNNNNNGCCGGTCCCGCCGGTACCGCGGGTCCCGCGGGGCGGGGCGCCGGCGGCGAGGGCGCGCGGCCGCTCGCACGCGACTGGCGCTCGCGCGGCGCCTACGCGGCGCTGCAGCACGCGCCCTCGTCCGATGACGACGCGCTCGATGGCGTTAGGAAAGGTGAGTCACGGTTACACGTATATACCGTACAAAAATCTTAGGATATTGGGTAGTaatcaaatgtttaataatggCTCGTACTTAATTGACTACTACCGCTGGGTAGGATGGGGGGGggatacataaaattaaaatcaggCTTATGTAGCTTTCTGCTGTTGAGAACCCTGGTTAGAGTAGATACGCAGCTTGTATAGGTATCTTcaaggaaaaatatataaaatatcccaACCCTAGCACTTACAATTCAGAATGCAAAGGATATATGTATAGCgtatgattaatttttgattttatgaagaatatcattaacattctttataaatttcaaaaattcatcaccatttaaaaatctcaatgagaacttttattatttgttgcaCAGATGAAGTTGTTAAGAACGGATCAGTAACATCGAAAATCCAGGCACCGGCTGAAAAAGAAACTATTATATCTTTAACACCGACGTCAACCGTGGTGGTGTCAGAAAAAGCTGTGCCGCCAGCAATAAACTCGGTGACTTCGACGTCAGCCACGATGTTGACGTCAGCTGCAATGTTGACGTCAGCTGCAATGTCGACGTCGGTCGTAATTTCGACACCCTCGACGTTGTCAGTAGCGACAACAGCGTCGGTTACGGCACCGACGTTGATTGTGACGTCGTCAGCGGATTTGTCGACCACAGCGGTACAGACTACGACAATACGACGTCAGACGGCGGTAGCTTCTCCCTTGAGCGTCGATTGGAAATCGAACAAGATGAACGGTGATACCAAGTCGAGGAAGGAAATGAAAAACTTTAggtaattttgattttaattaattgtttttaaagttcCGAATcctaataacttttttactaATTAACATACTCGTTTATTAAACTTGAACGGAGTGTACGAATTCTCTAAGGTTAACATTTTGTGGCAAATCTGTTTTAGGCAAAAACGTAGTTTCTAGAGCTATAACAATTTGCTGTGTACCTATCGtatcattcaatattttttatatacttataaagcCATGTATCATTCACAAAACAAACATGAAATAACCAcctttttattcatatcaaCATCTAACTGTTTATATCGTGTAattgaatatcaatatattggactttattattttcttctaaTTAAGAAGAATTAATGCATAGATATAAAAGAATAGGATCGATTCAGCGCCATTTTGGGACGTCataattgttaattgaaaGAATTGATAATAATGCTAAACTAAgctgtgtatttaaatttgataccaGAGTcaggtataataaaataaaagtgttattGAAATGCGAAAGAGAATTTCGAGTAAATCGCACTGTTCAAATGCTATTTGTGTCAAATATCATTTCACATGTAATTGATACATAGGGATTGTCGATGTAACTATTCTTAGTGGAATCGCATTTTAGTACCATGATATGATATTATGGTCTATACACTATTCCCTCagaattaatgttaattatataacaggATAGGGTCAGCTCGTCGCGTGGAGGCGTGCTCGCTGCTCAACGGAGATGGAGACCCAGATTTCGGAACGCCGGTGTGATTGCACGCGCTACATCGCTGAATCTCTTTGTTTTCGCTTGTATCGCTCACCACATTCGAGATATAATACCAATTCGTTATGCGAAAATGCTCCAACCCACGCCTACATTCCAAATTAGC
Proteins encoded in this region:
- the LOC119831260 gene encoding Golgi-associated PDZ and coiled-coil motif-containing protein-like, which produces MATTGVGFRWLDILEKEFDKACVGLDTSLVELETEEPETVFSARQKIATLSSCFAQLTHKALTIFQHSAKLEAELVDMRADLVQARAGSAGGCQESGDMAGNVPEAARARAEAAQLARENATLRETVLALHSELFGARLATKYLDKELAGRIQQLQLLGSDMRAELRDSLWAQVEAEILLQRHKTLVRVCRGTSPRPARPASPQRARPRTVRVRRSPHLGLGISVTGGREHGVPILISELEAGGPAALTGQLYVGDAILAINDVDLTQACHKEAVQALQSVKGDCALCVQYIATDDDDRLSEDNYRFPLYPDDGEDYCEERDGSGVTPTAPRTPEYNNRCDSEDRSCSESESRYDVFHKRASPRPALPPANYTYPPHPTHPQHLPHPPHPAPYPDYNNINNNLNILDMDDDSIKIEARLEMVKLDEAEVDNAGGYPSPARAPVAPTLSVPAPSAGTLPSVPIPTVPVPIVPAPVVPASPRQNSSPRSTPVHLARTTLKKKRKAQDWRTRGAYSAVSIDGVSSDEPAG
- the LOC119831466 gene encoding uncharacterized protein LOC119831466 — translated: MLTSAAMLTSAAMSTSVVISTPSTLSVATTASVTAPTLIVTSSADLSTTAVQTTTIRRQTAVASPLSVDWKSNKMNGDTKSRKEMKNFRIGSARRVEACSLLNGDGDPDFGTPV